A part of Longimicrobiaceae bacterium genomic DNA contains:
- a CDS encoding caspase family protein, whose amino-acid sequence MMQPRFRHVLAALVLAASVHAGAVHAQHARKAAAKSTVMRAVGRAAPVGEVRAGTSVNGTLAPGDSVLSDTSYLDVWSYRGRAGERVTITLSSKAYDTYLHLDLPPGGAALATDDDSGGGTNSRIVIRLLQDGVYSIAVNSVRPRQTGPYTLSVEATRNTQVGAAGEDWAAIYPGGGDPNERYAVLVGMENYPTRADHLDGPATDARLMRDLLVEKYGFRPENVVMLQDSAGNRERVIQAVQRHLGQAGPRGVAVFYYSGHGTQLDGNFGQQDDEPDGKDEAIVLWGGSDRVSLLLDDELGSLSDRLPAGRALFILDSCHSGTALRGGAETANPANKFLSMARLRGQLQMPRSFLPAAARGEAAVSLDPPGRGQRKRVFIAAAADQESAWGVSEPWPAGTNESVFTHYLVEELRRSDASETFQQAARVTLGATTRYTKQHHGKPQTPRAEGEHVAEPIADFLAKR is encoded by the coding sequence ATGATGCAGCCGCGTTTCAGGCACGTCCTCGCCGCGCTGGTGCTCGCCGCGTCCGTCCACGCGGGCGCCGTCCACGCGCAGCACGCCCGCAAGGCGGCCGCGAAGTCCACGGTGATGCGCGCCGTGGGCCGGGCCGCGCCGGTGGGCGAGGTGCGCGCCGGCACGTCCGTGAACGGCACGCTCGCGCCGGGCGACTCCGTCCTCTCCGACACCTCGTACCTGGACGTGTGGTCGTACCGCGGCCGAGCGGGCGAGCGCGTCACCATCACGCTGAGCTCAAAGGCGTACGACACCTACCTGCACCTGGACCTGCCGCCCGGCGGCGCCGCCCTGGCGACCGACGACGACAGCGGCGGCGGCACCAACTCGCGCATCGTCATCCGGCTCCTGCAGGACGGGGTGTACTCCATCGCCGTGAACTCGGTGCGGCCGCGGCAGACGGGCCCGTACACGCTGTCGGTAGAGGCTACGCGCAACACGCAGGTGGGCGCCGCGGGCGAGGACTGGGCCGCCATCTACCCCGGCGGCGGCGACCCGAACGAGCGCTACGCGGTGCTGGTGGGGATGGAGAACTACCCCACGCGCGCCGACCACCTGGACGGCCCGGCCACCGATGCCCGGCTCATGCGCGACCTGCTGGTGGAGAAGTACGGCTTCCGGCCGGAGAACGTGGTCATGCTGCAGGACTCCGCCGGCAACCGCGAGCGCGTGATCCAGGCCGTGCAGCGGCACCTGGGGCAGGCGGGGCCGCGCGGCGTGGCCGTCTTCTACTACTCCGGCCACGGCACGCAGCTGGACGGCAACTTCGGCCAGCAGGACGACGAGCCCGACGGCAAGGACGAGGCGATCGTGCTGTGGGGCGGCAGCGACCGGGTGAGCCTGCTTCTGGACGACGAGCTCGGCTCGCTCTCCGACCGCCTGCCCGCCGGCCGCGCGCTCTTCATCCTGGACTCGTGCCACTCCGGCACGGCGCTCCGCGGCGGCGCGGAGACCGCGAACCCGGCGAACAAGTTCCTGTCCATGGCCCGCCTCCGCGGCCAGCTGCAGATGCCGCGCTCGTTCCTGCCCGCCGCCGCGCGCGGCGAGGCGGCGGTGTCGCTGGATCCGCCGGGGCGCGGCCAGCGCAAGCGCGTGTTCATCGCCGCCGCAGCGGACCAGGAGTCGGCGTGGGGCGTGAGCGAGCCGTGGCCGGCCGGCACCAACGAGAGCGTCTTCACCCATTACCTCGTCGAGGAGCTGCGCAGGTCCGACGCCTCGGAGACGTTCCAGCAGGCGGCGCGCGTAACGCTGGGTGCCACCACGCGCTACACCAAGCAGCACCACGGCAAGCCCCAGACGCCCCGCGCCGAGGGCGAGCACGTGGCCGAGCCCATCGCGGACTTCCTCGCCAAGCGCTGA